One stretch of Asterias rubens chromosome 8, eAstRub1.3, whole genome shotgun sequence DNA includes these proteins:
- the LOC117293467 gene encoding myosin-11-like isoform X3 — MDHGKLKSLAHWVNSVGVGNCVESLQQLQDGAHFISIVKIINGDSGTQFCDQPKQRFRLITSFLQEFYRISLERHLDHAKILQHADISELAKVAALLLCAAIQGPKLEFFVDAITKLDIAVQTHLKEIIEAIVARGSGSQLHTNFDRVLYKKLNEEVSTSSPMEPCTPMLTGCKTPLSAAGFSPVKALFSTPNMVSKIKNRQMHDKVRALESSMAREKDLRLDLEAEIVEKNSAIDERDAKVKELTQRVSAMRDLVGKVNTMQTSHDQLQASQLQVARLEKRLAEMEPIRSENKTLECQVERVVNENNELLAKMRDYQALKEKSNHRKSIATESQMNLREYQDKVLQMKKEKELMLAALKEREAELVQLKEIGTERQEVIKELEEKLQQQPVWQQPGGETLNIVPERQLEEMNTELQTLKETWIQPTLHQQVENQLQAAVENMREMKETFERVQVEYEERLTTERQNARERFEELETSALCKVNSLQKNLQLQTDKNISIEEKLQEHAQQINGLLEVKNLLTQDISSARAEISQQSEDFTILQEAMSDKEEELKSANTQLEKFREIIEELQESNKILVGEEERLKEEVASACVLMKHQEKINGGLNERKKCLEEEAEDAQANAKQQAEFITSLQASKAELEGKVTSSYEKIVRYEEVIQEVEQRNNDLKIEERRFSEEIESAHLLANQQKDALSSLNEEKRRLQEEVCNAQTEAEMQAVTLLSLSATKTALEEETLSANAQIKKLEGIIKDLQQKNEDLMAEEGPLTEEISSARVFIKQQEEIINALTTAKKGLEDEVTSAHAEAKKHSEIITALQTAKAAFEEGATSNNSQIQRSTEMIVELQHRNEDLKTQQERLSEEVASAHVLTKQQEEVIRILNEKNTHQEDEVSRIRIEANQQSKAYTILNAAKTALEEEVKVIHAQSQNFKEIIQELEKRKEDLKTERGCLTEEVSSAQERTENQEQIITALNEEKKALENAILDARTEISHAQTESEQQAVTLLSLSAAKTALEEETLSANAQIKKLEGIIKDLQQKNEDLMAEEGPLTEEISSARVFIKQQEEIINALTTAKKGLEDEVSSTHLEAVKQSEIITALQTAKAAFEEEATSNNSQIQRSTEMIMELQHRNEDFKTQQECLSEEVASAHVLTKQQEEVIRILNENKKQIEDEVSCLHAQANQQSEAYTILNAAKTALEEEVKMTHAQSQNFKEIIQQLEKSNEDLKTQQEHLSEEVVSAHAMTKQQEEVISMLSETKKYQEDEVSCIQIAANQQSEANTILNAAKTALEEEVKVTNAQSQNFKEIIQELKKRNEDLKTERGSLTEEVSSAQERAEQQQKIISALTEEKKVLENAILDARTGGSKQLAALASIQAAKTALEEEATSANAQIQRFKGMIKELLQRNEELKTEEGRLTEEVASARQSAKEQEKLINVFKMSLENERCADKEKLAETKMKAKERQQMLQDEINKQKEQTMRFEETVTSKEALLEQIQTQMEIQQRVHREEVSLLMEEKKEECELLQAKIRFEKDSHSKEIDILQEELDQTKHLLYQQQSSSRYGLPPALDPLPVDVSMHSLDSLDDGELNLAELDTGSRASIASNASGDSIRSTDSARCKYTIEIHSRQHTPVNESLTTSQTTTTHLSTSRHSITSNQLHLSSHSNLSDSLNLSRLGPLSVSRASTDRGDNLPDQVSETIDELSCSQSKTRKIRASMRQSLVSRKTTGRGRFFIVNNCEEEPEVFDWNRLSELQRRNTLCLPHLQTSYPVETQTRPPQEISDDSLKLGETTEGSGGEMMTRSMRKRKSGDLELPPGGGPTKMKTSNSYHAMPPPPPPDMNNMAKRSVSLQNMKSTAAGLSSSSSLQSKENSRGLTKNISSSSISSNTSIRSKASTHSTASNNSRTTTSGSNSRIDRAGVLRASTKSNKRHGAVEPSTKAEKQNDPRRESIAFSVGFSPKPQARRRASRMSLSKKATNSPKVQAAAPGITPSKKSSRRRSIAKWLAK, encoded by the exons CAATGGGGACAGTGGAACCCAGTTTTGTGACCAGCCTAAGCAGAGGTTTCGATTGATAACATCATTCCTACAGG AATTTTATCGGATTTCACTGGAACGGCATTTGGACCACGCCAAAATCCTCCAGCATGCCGACATTTCAGAGCTGGCCAAGGTTGCGGCGTTGTTGCTGTGCGCTGCCATTCAGGGACCCAAGTTGGAATTCTTTGTGGACGCCATCACCAAGCTGGACATTGCAGTACAGACCCACCTCAAGGAGATTATTGAGGCAATTGTAGCAAGAGGAAGTGGCAGTCAGCTCCATACCAACTTTGACAGGGTCCTCTACAAGAAAT TGAATGAAGAAGTGAGCACATCATCTCCCATGGAGCCCTGCACTCCAATGTTGACTGGCTGCAAAACACCACTGTCTGCTGCTGGATTCTCCCCAGTCAAGGCTCTTTTCAGCACACCTAATATGGTATCAAAG ATCAAAAATCGCCAAATGCATGATAAAGTTAGAGCGCTGGAGTCAAGCATGGCTAGGGAGAAGGATCTTAGACTGGATCTAGAAGCAGAAATCGTTGAGAAGAATTCCGCCATTGATGAGAGGG atgccaAAGTGAAAGAATTGACGCAGCGTGTATCTGCCATGAGGGACCTGGTGGGCAAAGTTAATACAATGCAAACATCACATGACCAACTGCAAGCAAGTCAATTACAAGTAGCAAG ATTGGAGAAGAGGCTGGCTGAAATGGAACCAATCCGCTCCGAAAATAAAACGCTGGAGTGTCAGGTCGAGAGGGTAGTCAACGAAAACAATGAACTTCTGGCTAAG ATGCGGGACTATCAAGCGCTGAAGGAGAAAAGCAACCACCGTAAATCCATCGCAACGGAATCACAAATGAATCTGCGAGAATATCAGGACAAAGTTCTTCAgatgaaaaaggaaaaagagcTTATGTTGGCCGCCCTCAAAGAGCGAGAAGCAGAGCTGGTCCAGCTGAAGGAAATCGGCACTGAGCGCCAAGAGGTGATAAAAGAACTTGAGGAGAAGCTGCAGCAACAACCAGTCTGGCAACAACCTg GAGGAGAGACTCTTAATATAGTCCCAGAGCGTCAACTTGAAGAGATGAACACTGAACTACAAACACTGAAAGAAACATGGATACAACCCACATTGCACCAGCAGGTTGAAAATCAACTCCAGGCGGCTGTGGAGAAt atgaGGGAGATGAAAGAGACATTCGAAAGAGTTCAAGTTGAAT aTGAAGAAAGGCTGACCACTGAGAGACAAAATGCTAGAGAG CGCTTTGAAGAATTGGAAACATCTGCTTTGTGTAAGGTCAACTCCCTCCAAAAGAATCTCCAACTACAGACAGATAAAAACATCAGCATTGAGGAGAAATTACAGGAGCACGCCCAACAAATCAACGGTCTATTGGAGGTCAAAAACCTCCTCACTCAAGATATCAGCAGCGCTCGTGCGGAGATAAGTCAACAATCTGAAGATTTTACTATCCTGCAGGAGGCAATGAGTGACAAAGAGGAAGAGCTCAAGTCGGCCAATACACAGCTTGAAAAGTTCAGAGAAATTATTGAGGAATTGCAAGAGAGTAACAAGATCTTGGTAGGGGAGGAAGAGCGTCTTAAAGAAGAGGTTGCATCGGCCTGTGTCCTCATGAAGCATCAAGAAAAGATCAATGGTGGTCTGAATGAGAGAAAAAAGTGTCTAGAAGAGGAAGCTGAGGACGCCCAGGCTAACGCCAAGCAGCAAGCTGAGTTTATTACATCTCTCCAGGCATCAAAGGCAGAACTTGAGGGGAAGGTGACATCATCCTATGAGAAGATTGTGAGGTATGAGGAAGTGATACAGGAAGTTGAGCAGAGGAACAACGACTTGAAGATAGAAGAGAGGCGGTTCTCGGAAGAGATTGAGTCTGCTCATCTACTCGCCAATCAACAGAAAGACGCTCTGAGTAGTCTAAATGAGGAAAAGAGACGTCTACAAGAAGAAGTCTGCAATGCTCAAACTGAGGCTGAGATGCAAGCTGTTACTCTACTGAGCCTCTCAGCCACAAAGACAGCATTGGAAGAAGAGACCCTGTCAGCCAATGCACAGATCAAGAAGTTGGAAGGAATAATCAAAGACCTGCAGCAGAAGAATGAGGATTTAATGGCAGAAGAAGGCCCCTTAACTGAAGAAATTTCATCTGCTCGTGTTTTCATCAAACAGCAGGAAGAAATCATTAATGCGCTCACTACAGCTAAGAAGGGTCTTGAGGATGAAGTCACCAGCGCTCACGCTGAGGCCAAAAAGCATTCAGAGATCATCACTGCTCTCCAAACAGCAAAGGCAGCATTTGAAGAGGGAGCCACGTCAAATAATTCTCAGATACAAAGAAGTACGGAGATGATTGTGGAGCTGCAGCACAGAAATGAGGATTTGAAGACACAGCAGGAGCGTCTTTCAGAGGAGGTTGCATCTGCTCATGTTCTGACAAAACAGCAGGAAGAAGTTATTAGAATTCTGAATGAGAAAAATACACATCAAGAAGATGAGGTCTCACGGATTCGAATTGAAGCTAATCAGCAGTCCAAGGCTTACACCATCCTTAATGCAGCAAAAACAGCACTAGAAGAGGAGGTTAAGGTGATCCATGCACAGAGTCAGAATTTCAAGGAAATAATCCAGGAGCTAGAAAAGAGGAAGGAAGACTTGAAGACCGAGAGAGGATGCCTCACGGAGGAAGTTTCTTCTGCTCAGGAGAGAACAGAGAACCAAGAACAGATCATCACTGCTCTAAATGAAGAAAAGAAGGCTCTTGAGAATGCAATCCTTGATGCCCGTACTGAGATCTCTCATGCTCAAACTGAGTCTGAGCAGCAAGCTGTTACTTTACTGAGCCTATCGGCAGCAAAGACAGCACTGGAAGAAGAGACCCTGTCAGCCAATGCACAGATCAAGAAGTTGGAAGGAATAATCAAAGACCTGCAGCAGAAGAATGAGGATTTAATGGCAGAAGAAGGCCCCTTAACTGAAGAAATTTCATCTGCTCGTGTTTTCATCAAGCAGCAGGAAGAAATCATAAATGCGCTCACTACAGCTAAGAAGGGTCTTGAAGATGAAGTCTCCAGCACCCACCTTGAGGCTGTTAAGCAATCAGAGATCATCACTGCTCTCCAAACAGCAAAGGCAGCATTTGAAGAGGAAGCCACGTCAAATAATTCTCAGATCCAAAGAAGTACGGAGATGATTATGGAACTGCAGCACAGAAACGAGGATTTCAAGACACAGCAGGAGTGTCTCTCAGAGGAGGTTGCATCTGCTCATGTTCTGACAAAACAGCAGGAAGAAGTTATTAGAATTCTGAATGAGAACAAGAAGCAAATTGAGGATGAGGTCTCATGCCTTCATGCTCAGGCTAATCAGCAGTCCGAGGCTTACACCATTCTTAATGCAGCAAAAACAGCACTAGAAGAGGAGGTTAAGATGACCCATGCACAGAGCCAGAATTTCAAGGAAATAATCCAGCAGCTAGAGAAGAGTAATGAGGACTTAAAGACACAGCAAGAGCATCTTTCAGAGGAGGTTGTGTCTGCTCATGCTATGACAAAACAGCAAGAAGAAGTTATTAGTATGCTTAGTGAGACCAAGAAGTATCAAGAAGATGAGGTCTCATGTATTCAAATTGCAGCTAATCAACAATCTGAGGCTAACACCATTCTTAATGCAGCAAAAACAGCTTTAGAAGAAGAGGTTAAGGTGACCAATGCACAGAGCCAGAATTTCAAGGAAATAATCCAGGAGCTAAAGAAGAGGAATGAAGACTTGAAGACCGAGAGAGGGAGCCTCACGGAGGAAGTTTCATCTGCTCAGGAGAGGGCAGAACAGCAGCAAAAGATCATTAGTGCTCTAACTGAAGAAAAGAAGGTTCTAGAGAATGCAATCCTTGATGCCCGCACTGGGGGTTCTAAGCAACTTGCGGCTCTTGCCAGCATCCAGGCAGCAAAGACGGCTCTTGAGGAAGAAGCCACCTCAGCCAATGCCCAGATCCAGCGCTTCAAGGGGATGATCAAggagttacttcagaggaatgAAGAGCTAAAGACGGAAGAAGGCCGCCTCACAGAAGAAGTTGCATCTGCTCGCCAATCTGCAAAAGAGCAGGAGAAACTTATTAATGTCTTCAAGATGTCGCTTGAGAATGAGCGTTGTGCTGATAAGGAGAAATTGGCAGAGACTAAGATGAAAGCTAAAGAAAGGCAGCAGATGTTGCAAG aTGAGATCAATAAGCAGAAAGAGCAGACGATGAGGTTTGAAGAGACAGTCACCTCAAAGGAGGCCCTCTTGGAACAGATCCAAACGCAGATGGAGATCCAACAACG TGTTCATAGAGAAGAGGTCTCTCTCCTTATGGAAGAAAAGAAGGAGGAATGTGAACTCCTTCAGGCCAAGATTCGTTTTGAGAAGGACAGTCACAGCAAAGAGATAGACATTCTGCAGGAAGAG CTTGACCAAACAAAGCATCTCCTGTACCAGCAGCAGTCATCTTCAAGGTATGGTCTACCCCCAGCCCTTGATCCCTTGCCTGTTGATGTCAGCATGCACAGCCTAGACAGTCTGGACGATGGTGAGCTTAACCTGGCAGAGCTCGACACAGGCTCTAGGGCTAGTATTGCGTCCAATGCCTCAGGAGACAGCATCCGATCCACAGACAGTGCCAGAT GCAAGTATACAATTGAGATACACAGCCGTCAGCACACACCAGTTAACGAGTCGCTAACCACAAGCCAAACGACCACAACGCACCTGTCCACCAGTCGACACTCCATCACCTCCAATCAGCTACACCTGTCTTCCCACAGTAACCTGTCCGATAGTCTCAACTTGAGCCGCCTCGGACCGCTGTCTGTGTCTAGGGCCAGCACTGACCGTGGGGATAACCTCCCCGATCAGGTGTCGGAGACCATTGATGAGCTTAGTTGCAGTCAGAGCAAGACCAGGAAGATTAGGGCTTCCATGAGGCAATCCCTTGTCAGCCGCAAGACAACAG GCCGTGGCCGTTTCTTCATCGTAAATAACTGCGAGGAGGAGCCTGAAGTCTTTGACTGGAACCGCTTGTCGGAGCTGCAGCGCAGGAACACCCTCTGTCTCCCCCACCTGCAGACGTCTTACCCGGTGGAGACGCAGACCAGACCCCCGCAAGAAATCTCAGACGATAGTCTGAAGCTGGGAGAAACCACAGAAGGGTCTGGTGGAGAGATGATGACGCGCTCAATGCGCAAACGAAAGAGCGGAGATCTGGAGCTTCCACCAGGGGGTGGGCCAACAAAG ATGAAAACATCAAACTCTTACCATGCCATGCCACCTCCTCCCCCACCTGATATGAACAACATGGCCAAGAGATCAGTCTCCTTGCAGAATATGAAGTCCACAGCTGCTGGATTATCCTCAAGCTCCAGCCTCCAAAGCAAG